The Chryseolinea soli genome contains a region encoding:
- a CDS encoding beta-ketoacyl-ACP synthase III translates to MNRSVYITRLASFLPNEPVSNEEIEGILGLINHQSSKAKPLILRNNQIKTRYYASDKQGNTTHTNTDLTTKAVEKLLDKDFTLDQIEVLSCGTTTPDQMLPAHAAMVHGVLGGQPVEINSATGACSAGIQALKFGYLSVLSGTAENAVCTGSERFSKWMLAKFFKEEAAKVAQLEGDGIIAFEKDFLRFMLSDGAGAALLESKPNPTGLSLKVEWVEQRSFAHELPACMYSGAVKDKEGKFIGWSDIDQEHWTAESVFSIKQDTKLLGEFIVKKGGELLKKIVDAKNIDVEKITYFLPHLSSQYFASRIEKELASLGMNIPGSKWFTNLSWVGNVGAASPYLMLEELFHSGRLKKGDTLLMMIPESARFNYAYVMLTVV, encoded by the coding sequence ATGAATAGGAGTGTTTACATTACGAGGCTGGCGAGTTTTTTACCGAACGAGCCCGTTTCTAACGAGGAAATTGAAGGTATCTTGGGATTGATCAACCATCAATCTTCAAAAGCAAAGCCCTTGATCTTGCGCAATAACCAGATCAAAACCCGGTATTACGCATCCGACAAGCAAGGCAACACTACGCATACCAATACGGACCTCACCACAAAGGCCGTTGAAAAACTCCTGGACAAGGATTTCACGTTGGATCAAATCGAGGTGCTCTCGTGTGGCACCACCACCCCCGATCAAATGTTGCCGGCCCATGCGGCCATGGTACACGGTGTGCTCGGTGGTCAGCCGGTAGAGATCAACTCAGCCACGGGCGCATGCAGCGCGGGCATCCAGGCGCTTAAGTTTGGTTATCTGTCGGTGTTGTCGGGAACTGCCGAGAACGCTGTTTGCACGGGCTCGGAAAGATTTTCAAAATGGATGCTGGCCAAGTTCTTCAAAGAAGAAGCCGCCAAGGTTGCACAACTGGAAGGCGACGGTATCATTGCTTTCGAAAAAGATTTTCTCCGTTTCATGTTGTCGGATGGCGCGGGTGCGGCCCTCCTGGAATCAAAGCCTAATCCCACCGGCTTGTCGCTGAAAGTGGAATGGGTGGAGCAACGCTCTTTTGCACACGAGCTTCCGGCTTGTATGTATTCCGGCGCCGTGAAAGACAAAGAAGGAAAGTTCATCGGCTGGAGCGACATCGACCAGGAACATTGGACCGCCGAATCTGTTTTTTCGATCAAGCAAGACACCAAGCTGCTCGGAGAATTTATCGTGAAGAAGGGCGGCGAACTCTTGAAGAAGATCGTGGACGCCAAGAACATCGACGTGGAGAAGATCACCTATTTCCTTCCGCACTTGTCGTCACAATATTTTGCCAGCCGCATCGAAAAGGAGTTGGCTTCGCTGGGTATGAACATCCCCGGATCGAAGTGGTTCACCAACTTATCGTGGGTGGGCAACGTCGGCGCGGCTTCGCCTTACCTGATGTTGGAAGAGCTTTTCCATTCGGGAAGACTCAAGAAGGGCGACACCTTGCTGATGATGATCCCGGAAAGTGCGCGCTTTAACTACGCGTACGTAATGCTTACTGTAGTATAG
- a CDS encoding dialkylrecorsinol condensing enzyme DarA produces MKKILILYYSQSGQQLNILQTLAKPFITAGHKVHFEEIQPQEKFPFPWSAFDFFNAFPETFGQKPLALKSPSAQAFDAYDLVILGYQPWFLTPSRPVSSFLQSEEGKKILQNRDVVTILGCRNMWLGAQEKMKRRLTEAQSRLVGHIALCDRSGNLTSLITILRWMFTGNRKPFWFFPQAGVSDQDVRHSETYGELINQSLESGQYGGLQTALVKEGAIDIKPNLVLMERRGQKAFGVWSKFIAAGGGIQSTARKIRVYIFMYLLPTAIFILSPLLWILSKVQLIVKRKELIQDVEYFKQNSLR; encoded by the coding sequence ATGAAAAAGATTCTCATTCTGTATTACTCCCAGTCGGGTCAACAGCTCAACATTCTCCAAACCTTAGCCAAGCCTTTTATCACGGCGGGCCACAAAGTCCACTTCGAAGAAATTCAGCCCCAGGAAAAATTCCCGTTTCCGTGGAGTGCATTTGATTTTTTCAATGCCTTTCCCGAAACGTTTGGTCAAAAGCCGCTGGCGCTCAAATCGCCATCGGCGCAAGCCTTTGATGCCTACGACCTGGTGATCCTCGGCTATCAGCCTTGGTTCCTCACGCCCTCACGGCCCGTGAGTTCGTTCCTGCAAAGTGAAGAAGGCAAGAAAATATTACAGAATCGCGACGTGGTCACCATATTGGGTTGCCGCAACATGTGGCTTGGCGCCCAGGAGAAAATGAAGCGCCGCCTCACCGAAGCGCAGTCGCGCCTGGTGGGTCACATCGCCCTCTGCGACCGCTCGGGCAACCTGACCAGCCTCATCACCATTTTGCGTTGGATGTTCACCGGCAATCGCAAACCTTTCTGGTTCTTCCCCCAAGCCGGTGTGTCCGACCAGGACGTGCGGCATTCGGAAACCTATGGCGAATTGATCAATCAATCGTTGGAAAGCGGCCAGTACGGCGGTCTGCAAACGGCCCTGGTGAAGGAAGGTGCGATCGACATCAAGCCGAACCTCGTGCTCATGGAGCGACGCGGTCAGAAAGCGTTTGGTGTATGGTCCAAATTCATCGCAGCCGGCGGCGGCATCCAGTCGACCGCGCGCAAGATCCGCGTGTATATCTTCATGTACCTGTTGCCCACCGCCATCTTCATACTATCGCCGTTGCTCTGGATCCTATCCAAAGTCCAGCTCATCGTCAAGCGTAAGGAGCTCATCCAGGACGTAGAGTATTTCAAACAAAATTCTCTTCGCTAG
- a CDS encoding aspartate kinase: protein MKVFKFGGASLKTPERIRHVASIIRSHATSDLLVVVSAMGKTTDLLETLVATNRTPQTMTDARLALKKYHYDIIDALFKDASLVRAAVDAQLEEIADTLASSLEGDLLYDQVVSKGELISSVILHHYFTSEGIKSHWLDARTCISTDSTFREGKVDWALTATNAQPLVPLLKDNIVITQGFIGRTPDGFTTTLGREGSDYTAAIFTSTLGAESLTIWKDVAGVMNADPKRFPSPVVFEELPFKEAAEMTYYGANVIHPKTIKPLANKNIPLLVKNFDDPSLPGTRIHECTVDQLPPLIVFKDNQCLISCKVTDYTFISEEQLSIIFHALSELDIRINLMQNSAISFSFCIDFRESKVIKLIGRLQKRFEVYYNTGLTLITIKNYDEATFDTYRKQPGVMLEQSSRSTLQVLVKTGT from the coding sequence ATGAAGGTTTTTAAATTTGGAGGGGCCTCCCTGAAAACACCGGAAAGGATCCGGCATGTGGCTTCCATCATCCGTTCGCATGCCACGAGCGACCTGCTGGTGGTGGTGTCGGCCATGGGCAAAACCACCGACCTGCTGGAAACCCTGGTAGCCACCAACCGCACCCCCCAGACCATGACCGACGCCCGGCTGGCCTTGAAAAAGTATCACTACGATATTATCGATGCGCTCTTCAAAGACGCTTCCCTCGTCCGTGCCGCGGTGGATGCCCAGTTGGAGGAAATTGCCGACACCTTGGCCTCTTCCCTGGAAGGCGATCTGTTATATGACCAGGTGGTCTCCAAAGGCGAACTGATCTCGTCGGTCATCCTCCATCATTATTTCACCTCCGAAGGCATCAAGAGCCATTGGCTGGACGCGCGCACCTGCATCAGTACCGACAGCACGTTTCGCGAAGGCAAAGTGGACTGGGCCCTCACGGCCACCAATGCACAACCGCTGGTGCCGCTGTTGAAAGACAACATCGTCATCACCCAGGGCTTTATCGGGCGCACGCCGGATGGCTTCACCACCACGTTGGGTCGCGAGGGGTCGGACTACACGGCGGCCATTTTCACTTCCACACTGGGTGCCGAGTCGCTCACGATCTGGAAAGATGTGGCGGGGGTTATGAATGCCGATCCCAAGCGCTTTCCATCGCCCGTGGTATTCGAGGAGCTGCCCTTCAAGGAAGCGGCGGAGATGACCTATTATGGGGCAAATGTGATCCACCCCAAAACCATCAAGCCGCTGGCCAACAAGAACATTCCTTTGCTGGTGAAAAACTTTGACGACCCGTCGCTGCCCGGAACGCGCATTCACGAGTGCACCGTCGACCAGTTGCCGCCGCTCATTGTGTTCAAAGACAATCAATGCCTCATCTCGTGCAAGGTGACGGACTATACCTTTATTTCGGAAGAGCAACTAAGCATCATTTTCCATGCACTTTCCGAATTGGACATCCGCATCAACCTCATGCAGAATTCGGCTATCTCCTTTTCTTTCTGCATCGATTTCCGCGAGAGCAAGGTGATCAAACTGATCGGCCGACTGCAAAAGCGCTTCGAGGTGTATTACAATACGGGGCTTACCCTCATCACCATAAAGAACTACGACGAGGCGACGTTCGATACCTACCGGAAACAGCCGGGGGTGATGCTGGAACAGTCGTCGCGAAGCACGTTGCAAGTGTTGGTGAAGACCGGGACCTAG
- the fbp gene encoding class 1 fructose-bisphosphatase, whose product MQRSFNNGNAPSIESSRIAHSIGTALDRFIKNNQDQFAYASGELSQLLRDIALASKVVNREVNKAGLIDLMGAVGSQNLAGDDQQKLDVLANIRFTRALAKGGEVCALISEESDTYVDLNNEGKYVIAIDPLDGSSNIDVNVSIGTIFSIYRRKSPAGTPIQPTDILQKGSDQVAAGYVLYGSSTMLVYTTGHGVNGFTYEPTLGEYFLSHPQLKMPEDGKIYSINEGLANSFPAAVQEYIKYCKDCQYTARYIGSLVADFHRNMLKGGIYIYPATAKSPQGKLRLMYECNALAFVAEQAGGRATNGKDRILDIEVKELHQRTAFYVGSKNMVEKAESLGIH is encoded by the coding sequence ATGCAAAGATCATTCAATAATGGTAATGCGCCAAGCATCGAGTCGTCAAGAATCGCGCATTCTATCGGCACAGCCCTCGATCGTTTTATCAAGAACAACCAGGACCAGTTTGCTTATGCCAGTGGCGAGCTTTCCCAACTGCTGCGCGACATCGCCCTGGCCTCCAAGGTCGTGAACCGCGAAGTGAACAAAGCCGGCCTCATCGACCTGATGGGTGCCGTGGGCTCCCAAAACCTGGCCGGCGACGATCAGCAAAAGCTCGACGTGCTGGCCAACATCCGCTTCACCCGCGCCCTGGCCAAAGGCGGCGAGGTGTGCGCCCTCATCTCCGAAGAATCCGACACCTATGTGGACCTCAACAACGAAGGCAAATACGTGATCGCCATCGACCCGCTGGACGGCTCTTCCAACATCGACGTGAACGTCTCCATCGGCACCATCTTCTCCATCTACCGACGTAAGAGCCCCGCCGGCACCCCCATCCAACCCACCGACATTCTCCAAAAAGGATCGGACCAGGTGGCGGCAGGCTATGTCTTATATGGTTCCTCCACCATGCTGGTCTACACCACAGGACACGGTGTGAACGGCTTCACCTATGAACCCACCCTTGGGGAATATTTTTTGTCGCACCCTCAGCTGAAAATGCCCGAAGACGGCAAGATCTACTCCATCAACGAAGGCCTCGCCAATTCTTTCCCGGCAGCTGTACAAGAATACATCAAGTATTGCAAAGACTGCCAGTATACCGCCCGTTACATCGGCTCATTGGTTGCCGATTTTCACCGCAATATGCTAAAGGGCGGCATCTACATCTATCCCGCGACAGCGAAATCACCACAGGGAAAATTGCGCCTCATGTACGAGTGCAATGCCCTGGCCTTCGTAGCAGAACAAGCCGGAGGCCGCGCCACCAATGGCAAGGATCGCATTCTGGATATCGAAGTAAAAGAATTGCATCAGCGCACCGCTTTCTATGTCGGCTCGAAAAACATGGTGGAGAAAGCTGAGTCACTTGGTATTCATTAA
- a CDS encoding DUF5606 domain-containing protein, with amino-acid sequence MTISEIATVSGKGGLYKVVAPTKSGVILESLDEAKTKLVATTNHRLSLLNEISIYTTTKEGTVALEDILKKIHKDFGNDLGVDGNSDAVELKAFMKAVLPEYDETRVYVSDIKKLVRWYEAILKYAPELLTAEKQENKEEK; translated from the coding sequence ATGACCATATCTGAAATCGCAACGGTATCGGGAAAAGGAGGACTCTACAAAGTGGTTGCCCCCACCAAGTCGGGCGTCATCCTCGAATCGCTGGACGAAGCCAAGACCAAGCTCGTGGCCACCACCAACCACCGGCTCTCGTTGCTGAATGAAATCTCCATCTACACCACCACCAAAGAAGGAACCGTTGCGCTGGAAGACATCCTGAAAAAGATCCACAAAGATTTTGGCAACGACCTGGGCGTGGATGGCAACTCGGATGCGGTTGAACTCAAAGCCTTCATGAAGGCCGTCCTCCCGGAGTATGACGAAACCCGCGTATATGTCTCCGACATCAAGAAACTGGTGCGGTGGTATGAAGCGATCCTGAAATATGCTCCGGAACTGCTCACTGCAGAGAAACAAGAAAACAAGGAAGAGAAATAA
- the yihA gene encoding ribosome biogenesis GTP-binding protein YihA/YsxC yields the protein MKITSAEFISSYADVQKCPAPDLPEFAFIGRSNVGKSSLINMLAGMRKLAKTSVTPGKTQTINHFLMNKAWYLVDLPGYGFASASKSKREGFGKMIEEYVKKRENLNCLFVLLDSRLPPQANDLDFIEWAGGQEVPLAFIFTKTDKLKQNELQKNLAAYKKTLLTRWEELPPILLSSSEKKLGRDEILAFVEQAIASGSGKK from the coding sequence ATGAAGATAACCTCCGCGGAATTCATTTCAAGTTATGCCGACGTTCAGAAATGCCCTGCGCCCGACCTCCCGGAGTTTGCTTTCATAGGCCGTTCCAATGTGGGGAAGTCTTCCCTCATCAATATGCTCGCGGGCATGCGCAAACTGGCCAAGACCTCGGTGACGCCCGGTAAGACCCAAACAATCAACCACTTCCTGATGAACAAGGCCTGGTACCTTGTGGATTTGCCCGGCTATGGCTTTGCCAGCGCAAGCAAAAGCAAACGCGAGGGGTTTGGCAAAATGATCGAGGAGTATGTAAAGAAACGTGAGAACCTGAATTGCCTCTTTGTGCTGCTGGATTCGCGTCTCCCTCCCCAGGCCAACGACCTCGACTTCATCGAGTGGGCTGGGGGCCAGGAAGTGCCCCTGGCGTTCATCTTTACCAAGACCGACAAACTCAAGCAGAACGAACTGCAAAAGAACCTGGCGGCCTATAAAAAGACGCTGCTCACCCGGTGGGAAGAGTTGCCCCCGATCCTCCTCTCCTCTTCCGAGAAAAAACTCGGCCGCGACGAGATCCTGGCCTTCGTGGAACAGGCCATAGCGAGCGGCAGCGGGAAGAAGTGA
- a CDS encoding OmpA family protein — protein MTSIRSVLIFLTLVLALITPGFSQQDPKETARQYLEQAELILSETKAMDDAREIMVTAADLDTTFIKANYEAGWMHLRTVQKDRAVKYFLRVYRQDPSYKFDIEYLIGRSYQYGEQFDKALQFYALYKEKLAKKSSYQGKDKVDAATVDRTIFECQNGKEFTSNPGNFSIVNIGREINSEFEDYAPVLNENEDEIVFTTRRREDNLNQNVFDDNKPYEDIFTSKKVNGAWAYAKNIGPIVNTPYHDSNLALSADGSTLFIFKDEGGGDIFYCERQPTGEFSEPVALPGIINSSFEEKSITISKDEKTLYFSSNRPGGFGGLDIYRATKDSKGEWTNVKNMGPKINTDLDDDGPFIDYDLVTLYFSSKGRKGMGGFDVFKSTFDLKTNEWSEPENLGYPINTPDDDIYFVASKDGKRAYYSSVREDGMGYTDIYSITIPEGLKNTDNVTSKKPIDLPPVDTAATASVKPDVTPTDPKPDDNKKPPVVVVAKVPEKKDVVPIKYVVTVVKADDKTPLEPKIRLVGAKDNVIVAMTPKGGGVYEFSVTSAKPKDYRLSVEQEGYVFVNQNLRIEGATSKEKTINKTIEMRKLVVGTFSILRNLYFDFDKASFKTDSYTELNKLEAMLNQNPGMVVEIGGHTDAVGTKEYNQNLSQRRAQAVKDYLVKKGIDTRRVKPVGYGKSKPLASNDDEEDGRELNRRVEFKVLEK, from the coding sequence ATGACCAGTATCCGAAGTGTACTGATTTTTTTAACACTCGTTTTGGCCCTTATCACCCCCGGTTTTAGTCAGCAAGACCCCAAAGAAACAGCTCGCCAATACCTGGAACAGGCCGAATTGATCCTCAGTGAAACAAAGGCTATGGACGACGCCCGAGAAATCATGGTGACGGCCGCCGATTTGGATACCACCTTCATCAAAGCCAACTACGAGGCGGGCTGGATGCACCTGCGCACCGTGCAAAAAGACCGTGCCGTGAAGTATTTTCTCCGCGTCTACCGCCAGGATCCATCGTATAAGTTCGATATCGAATACCTCATCGGCCGCAGCTACCAATACGGGGAGCAATTCGACAAGGCCTTGCAATTCTATGCCCTTTATAAAGAAAAACTGGCCAAAAAATCGAGCTACCAGGGCAAAGACAAAGTCGATGCCGCCACGGTGGACCGCACCATTTTCGAGTGCCAGAACGGCAAAGAATTTACCTCTAACCCCGGCAATTTTTCCATCGTCAACATAGGCCGGGAGATCAACTCGGAATTTGAAGACTACGCTCCCGTGCTCAACGAAAATGAAGACGAGATCGTGTTCACCACCCGCCGTCGCGAAGACAACTTGAACCAAAACGTGTTCGACGATAACAAACCCTACGAAGATATTTTCACCTCCAAAAAGGTGAACGGCGCCTGGGCCTACGCCAAGAACATCGGCCCCATCGTGAACACACCCTACCACGACTCCAACCTGGCCCTTTCGGCCGACGGTAGCACGCTGTTCATCTTCAAAGACGAAGGCGGCGGCGACATCTTCTATTGCGAGCGCCAGCCTACAGGTGAGTTTTCCGAACCCGTGGCCCTGCCCGGGATCATCAACTCCAGCTTCGAAGAGAAATCCATTACCATTTCCAAGGACGAGAAAACCCTGTACTTCTCCAGTAACCGCCCCGGCGGATTTGGGGGGCTCGATATTTACCGGGCCACCAAAGATTCGAAGGGGGAATGGACCAACGTGAAGAACATGGGCCCCAAGATCAACACCGACCTGGACGACGACGGCCCGTTCATTGACTACGACCTGGTGACCCTGTACTTCAGCAGCAAGGGCCGCAAAGGCATGGGTGGTTTCGACGTGTTCAAGTCCACCTTCGACCTCAAAACCAACGAATGGAGCGAACCCGAAAACCTGGGCTACCCCATCAACACCCCCGACGACGACATTTATTTTGTGGCCTCCAAAGACGGCAAGCGCGCCTACTACTCGTCGGTGCGCGAAGACGGTATGGGCTATACGGATATCTACAGCATCACCATCCCGGAAGGTCTGAAAAACACCGATAACGTCACCTCCAAGAAACCGATCGATCTGCCGCCGGTGGATACCGCCGCCACGGCTTCTGTGAAGCCGGACGTCACCCCCACAGACCCGAAGCCTGACGACAACAAGAAACCTCCCGTGGTGGTCGTGGCAAAAGTCCCCGAGAAGAAGGACGTCGTGCCGATCAAATACGTGGTGACCGTAGTGAAAGCCGACGATAAGACACCGCTGGAACCCAAGATCCGCCTGGTCGGTGCCAAAGACAACGTGATCGTGGCCATGACCCCGAAAGGTGGCGGCGTATACGAATTCAGCGTCACCAGTGCGAAGCCGAAGGACTACCGCCTGTCGGTGGAACAGGAAGGCTATGTGTTCGTAAACCAGAACCTGCGCATCGAAGGGGCTACCAGCAAGGAGAAGACCATCAACAAAACCATCGAAATGCGTAAGCTCGTGGTGGGCACCTTCTCGATCCTGCGCAACCTTTATTTCGACTTCGACAAGGCATCGTTCAAAACCGATTCTTACACCGAGCTGAACAAGCTGGAAGCCATGCTCAACCAGAACCCGGGCATGGTGGTCGAGATCGGAGGCCATACCGACGCCGTGGGAACCAAGGAATACAACCAGAACCTCAGCCAGCGCCGCGCCCAGGCCGTGAAAGACTACCTGGTGAAGAAAGGCATCGACACCCGCCGCGTCAAGCCCGTGGGCTATGGCAAATCGAAGCCGCTGGCCAGCAACGACGACGAGGAGGATGGACGCGAGCTGAATCGCCGCGTGGAATTCAAGGTGTTGGAGAAATAG
- the ubiE gene encoding bifunctional demethylmenaquinone methyltransferase/2-methoxy-6-polyprenyl-1,4-benzoquinol methylase UbiE gives MAVVPYKEESTSKKEQVARMFDNISHRYDFLNHFLSLGIDRGWRKKAINLLRPLKPRQLLDVATGTGDFALQALSLNPEKITGVDISDGMLQVGRKKIQDRNVADKIVLQLADSENLPFEENKFDAVTVGFGVRNFEHLERGLEEIYRVLKPGGVAVILEFSRPRKFPFKQGYNFYFKFILPKIGRIVSSDKTAYTYLPESVEAFPDGEDFLRILRHVGFKQTQCKSLTFGISSIYTGTK, from the coding sequence ATGGCAGTCGTACCGTACAAAGAGGAGAGCACATCAAAAAAAGAGCAGGTGGCCCGGATGTTCGACAACATCAGCCACCGCTATGATTTTCTCAACCATTTTCTGAGCCTGGGCATCGACCGGGGGTGGCGTAAAAAGGCCATCAACCTGTTGCGTCCCCTAAAGCCCCGCCAACTGCTGGACGTGGCTACCGGCACGGGCGACTTTGCCCTCCAGGCCCTGAGTCTGAACCCCGAAAAGATCACCGGCGTGGACATTTCCGACGGCATGCTGCAGGTGGGCCGGAAAAAAATTCAGGACCGCAACGTGGCCGATAAGATCGTTTTACAGCTGGCCGATTCCGAAAATCTACCTTTTGAGGAAAATAAGTTCGATGCCGTGACCGTTGGGTTTGGAGTGCGGAACTTCGAACACCTGGAACGCGGCCTGGAAGAGATCTACAGGGTGCTAAAACCGGGTGGCGTGGCAGTGATATTGGAGTTTTCAAGGCCCCGCAAGTTTCCGTTCAAACAAGGATACAATTTTTATTTTAAGTTCATTTTACCTAAAATAGGCAGGATTGTGTCGAGTGATAAGACGGCTTATACCTATCTGCCGGAGTCAGTCGAGGCCTTCCCGGATGGCGAGGATTTTCTTCGCATCTTGCGCCACGTAGGATTTAAACAGACCCAATGCAAGTCACTCACTTTTGGCATAAGCTCTATCTACACCGGCACAAAATAG
- a CDS encoding porin family protein, whose translation MQVTHFWHKLYLHRHKIVFALALLVCTFTAEAQKNTWVQKNNPNYDNKKLTYGFLIALHSAIYQVQYSDKFVTHPFDTVHSINPSWTSGFSLGFIVNYRLTEYLDVRLTPQVAFYEQRVQYRYTDERIDNQRIESTMVEFPMLLKYKSERRGNIRMYMVGGVKPAIEASGKKSDSGETLEVTNSNMSLEAGFGFDLYYPLFKFSPELRFSRGIVNVLGNPNNVYGQPLHRMNTNTITLYFMFQ comes from the coding sequence ATGCAAGTCACTCACTTTTGGCATAAGCTCTATCTACACCGGCACAAAATAGTCTTCGCTCTGGCGTTGTTGGTCTGTACCTTCACTGCGGAGGCGCAAAAGAATACCTGGGTCCAAAAAAACAACCCGAACTACGACAACAAGAAGCTGACCTACGGCTTCCTGATCGCCCTGCACTCGGCCATTTACCAGGTTCAATATTCAGACAAGTTTGTCACCCACCCGTTCGACACGGTCCACTCCATCAATCCGTCGTGGACGTCGGGCTTTTCATTGGGCTTTATTGTGAACTACCGGCTCACCGAATATTTGGACGTGCGGCTCACACCACAGGTGGCCTTCTATGAACAGCGGGTTCAGTATCGCTATACCGATGAACGCATCGACAACCAACGCATCGAATCTACCATGGTGGAATTCCCCATGCTGCTGAAATACAAATCCGAACGCCGCGGCAACATCCGCATGTACATGGTGGGTGGGGTGAAGCCGGCCATCGAAGCATCAGGCAAGAAGAGCGATTCAGGCGAGACGTTGGAAGTCACCAACTCTAACATGAGCCTGGAGGCGGGATTTGGGTTCGATCTCTATTATCCGCTTTTCAAGTTCTCGCCCGAGCTCCGGTTTTCGCGGGGCATCGTCAACGTGCTGGGCAACCCCAACAACGTGTACGGCCAACCCTTGCACCGGATGAACACCAATACCATCACCTTGTATTTCATGTTCCAATAA